One window of the Montipora foliosa isolate CH-2021 chromosome 4, ASM3666993v2, whole genome shotgun sequence genome contains the following:
- the LOC137998884 gene encoding uncharacterized protein: MAEKTRSETKYKQEEHETDEEYDGLDSITIVYDGKKHMLKFPQNADAKGVCQCIKSATGVKGSFYVHFGDPSNNYLHCSSVTRANLAKLAGKAVEVRGGNDFNKGGDSTWYSHSQQLKPEIQQKFREMEIIPFDNPP; this comes from the exons ATGGCTGAAAAAACGAGATCTGAAACAAAGTACAAGCAAGAAGAGCACGAAACAGACGAGGAATATGATGGACTTGACTCAATAACCATTGTGTATGATGgtaaaaagcacatgttaaagTTTCCGCAAAACGCAGACGCAAAAGGCGTTTGCCAGTGCATTAAAAGTGCAACGGGCGTTAAAGGTTCATTTTATGTTCACTTTGGAGATCCGTCGAACAATTATTTACACTGCTCAAGTGTCACCAGAGCAAATCTCGCCAAACTTGCGGGCAAAGCTGTTGAAGTCAGAGGTGGAAATG ATTTCAACAAGGGCGGAGACTCTACTTGGTATTCTCACAGCCAGCAACTGAAACCAGAGATCCAACAGAAGTTTAGAGAGATGGAAATTATACCATTTGACAACCCTCCGTAA
- the LOC137999642 gene encoding uncharacterized protein isoform X3, with the protein MAEAYHNEALRKQGIIDKKTAAIARMKFGKQLEEEKKRADQEKLKLEKVEKEKERARTREEYIRSMGRSGRAGVVNSHYVNMIPEQKMKISQRDLRHQEKILRDNCLVMGHVNDKFIA; encoded by the exons ATGGCAGAAGCTTATCACAACGAGGCTTTGCGGAAACAAGGGATTATCGATAAAAAGACCGCTGCTATAGCAAGGATGAAATTTGGAAAG CAACTCGAAGAGGAAAAGAAGCGAGCTGATCAGGAGAAACTCAAACTGGAAAAGgttgagaaagaaaaagagCGAGCACGAACAAGAGAAGAATACATAAGAAGCATGGGTCGTTCCGGGAGAGCAGGAGTTGTGAATTCCCACTATGTTAATATGATTCCCGAGCAAAAAATGAAGATTTCACAGAGAGATTTACGCCACCAGGAAAAGATTTTACGAGACAATTGTCTTGTGATGGGACATGTAAACGACAAGTTTATAGCGTGA
- the LOC137999642 gene encoding GRB10-interacting GYF protein 2-like isoform X2, with product MATAYHMEALRRQRIIERKQAALARIAIIQQLEEEKKRADQEKLKLEKVEKEKERARTREEYIRSMGRSGRAGVVNSHYVNMIPEQKMKISQRDLRHQEKILRDNCLVMGHVNDKFIA from the exons ATGGCAACAGCTTACCACATGGAAGCTTTAAGGCGGCAAAGAATCATCGAACGAAAGCAAGCCGCACTGGCACGGATCGCGATAATACAG CAACTCGAAGAGGAAAAGAAGCGAGCTGATCAGGAGAAACTCAAACTGGAAAAGgttgagaaagaaaaagagCGAGCACGAACAAGAGAAGAATACATAAGAAGCATGGGTCGTTCCGGGAGAGCAGGAGTTGTGAATTCCCACTATGTTAATATGATTCCCGAGCAAAAAATGAAGATTTCACAGAGAGATTTACGCCACCAGGAAAAGATTTTACGAGACAATTGTCTTGTGATGGGACATGTAAACGACAAGTTTATAGCGTGA
- the LOC137999642 gene encoding capping protein inhibiting regulator of actin dynamics-like isoform X1 encodes MPTCMHIAYHNEAKRRQRVLDKKREALQRLIIQQQLEEEKKRADQEKLKLEKVEKEKERARTREEYIRSMGRSGRAGVVNSHYVNMIPEQKMKISQRDLRHQEKILRDNCLVMGHVNDKFIA; translated from the exons ATGCCTACCTGTATGCACATCGCCTATCATAACGAGGCAAAGAGAAGGCAGCGAGTTTTGGATAAGAAACGCGAAGCTCTTCAACGATTGATCATCCAGCAG CAACTCGAAGAGGAAAAGAAGCGAGCTGATCAGGAGAAACTCAAACTGGAAAAGgttgagaaagaaaaagagCGAGCACGAACAAGAGAAGAATACATAAGAAGCATGGGTCGTTCCGGGAGAGCAGGAGTTGTGAATTCCCACTATGTTAATATGATTCCCGAGCAAAAAATGAAGATTTCACAGAGAGATTTACGCCACCAGGAAAAGATTTTACGAGACAATTGTCTTGTGATGGGACATGTAAACGACAAGTTTATAGCGTGA